From the genome of Ziziphus jujuba cultivar Dongzao chromosome 6, ASM3175591v1, one region includes:
- the LOC132804169 gene encoding ribonuclease II, chloroplastic/mitochondrial isoform X1 encodes MAVRAVNSCSIFRSTSSPQLSSFRYFPFHFRTLHWCSYSQLGFYFPVSRTKKQVFGHGCLRSYSVQSFVDSVMEEFKALRRRRRVCATSKAEMLTKEILEDKLVNRTLQEGLLLEFKKDSDRVLLAVAQRPDGKKNWMVSDQNGVTSSIKPQQITYIVPGVENFDHTEIPDFIQKAQNNLDPTLLEFAWVEILEKNQSVTAEELAEMIFGSKEPLESYCAHLLLSKDEIYFTVLETKGSVSIYGPRPTLQVEELLRRKLMKEAAEEELQEFVQLLKSAKAMPLDAKPPKSSWITEEKIRDKIKSLEAYAIDDCRNDDQKKTAGAILKAMGLAKTASSAVNLLMNIGYFPVHVNLDLLKLNIPTDHSDEVITAAESLLSESSDKDEIDRKDLTHLKVYAIDVDEADELDDALSATRLQDGRIKVWIHVADPTRFVDPGSIVDRAAMKRGVSVFLPTATYPMFPEKLAMEGMSLKQGEICQAVTVSVVLHSDGSISEYSVENSVIKPTYMLTYESASELLHLDLAEEAELKILSEAAKLRLQWRRQQGAVDTATLETRIKVANPDDPEPTINLYVENQADPAMRLVSEMMILCGEAMATFGSHNNIPLPYRGQPQSNIDTSAFAHLPEGPVRTAAIVKIMRAAEIDFRNPIRHGILGLPGYVQFTSPIRRYLDLLAHYQVKAFLRGESLPFTAGQLEGIASFINMHARMVRKLCSSGLRYWIIEFLRTQPKEKRYHALILRFIKDRNAALLLVEVGLQASAWVSVAQVGDEVEVQIEEAHPRDDVLYLKEVV; translated from the exons ATGGCGGTTCGAGCCGTTAACAGCTGTTCAATCTTTCGCTCCACTTCCTCTCCTCAGCTCTCCTCCTTCCGATACTTTCCTTTCCATTTCAGAACCTTGCACTGGTGCTCTTACTCTCAGTTAGGGTTTTATTTCCCCGTATCTCGGACCAAAAAGCAGGTTTTTGGTCATGGCTGTCTTCGTAGTTACTCCGTTCAGAGTTTCGTGGATTCTGTCATGGAGGAGTTCAAAGCATTGCGCAGACGGAGGAGAGTCTGCGCTACCTCCAA AGCAGAAATGTTGACCAAAGAGATTCTAGAAGATAAACTTGTAAACCGAACGCTGCAGGAAGGATTGCTGCTGGAGTTCAAGAAGGATTCTGATAGGGTATTGCTTGCTGTTGCTCAGAGACCTGATGGCAAGAAGAATTGGATGGTCTCTGATCAG AATGGTGTAACGTCATCCATTAAACCCCAACAAATTACGTATATTGTTCCAGGTGTTGAGAACTTTGACCACACTGAAATTCCAGACTTCATTCAGAAAGCTCAGAATAATTTG GATCCTACACTCCTAGAGTTTGCTTGGGTTGAGATTCTGGAAAAAAATCAGTCAGTTACAGCAGAAGAATTGGCTGAG ATGATTTTTGGTAGCAAGGAGCCTCTTGAGAGCTATTGTGCGCATCTTTTGCTTTCAAAAGATGAAATATATTTCACCGTGCTAGAGACAAAAGGTTCGGTCTCTATATATGGGCCTCGACCTACTTTACAG GTAGAGGAACTTTTACGCCGGAAACTCATGAAGGAGGCAGCTGAGGAAGAACTGCAGGAATTTGTACAACTACTGAAATCTGCTAAGGCAATGCCGTTAGATGCTAAGCCTCCCAAATCATCTTGGATTACCGAAGAAAAAATTAGAGACAAAATCAAGTCTCTTGAGGCTTATGCTATTGATGACTGCAGAAATGATGACCAAAAGAAAACTGCTGGAGCG ATCCTTAAAGCAATGGGGCTGGCTAAAACAGCATCATCAGCAGTAAATCTTCTCATGAATATTGGGTATTTTCCTGTACATGTCAACCTTGACCTATTAAAGTTGAACATCCCCACTGATCACTCAGATGAAGTTATAACAGCTGCAGAAAGTCTTCTGTCAGAGTCATCTGATAAAGATGAG ATTGATAGAAAAGATCTTACTCACTTGAAGGTTTACGCCATTGATGTTGATGAAGCTGATGAG CTTGATGATGCCCTGAGTGCAACAAGGCTTCAAGATGGACGCATAAAAGTTTGGATTCATGTTGCAGATCCAACAAGATTTGTTGATCCAGGAAGCATTGTAGACAG GGCGGCTATGAAAAGAGGTGTCTCAGTTTTCTTGCCCACTGCCACCTATCCTATGTTTCCAGAAAAGCTTGCCATGGAGGGTATGAGTTTAAAACAAGGAGAGATTTGCCAAGCTGTTACAGTATCTGTTGTGCTACATTCTGATGGCAG TATCTCAGAGTATTCAGTTGAGAACTCAGTCATTAAACCAACCTATATGCTGACATATGAGAGTGCATCTGAGCTACTTCACTTGGATCTAGCAGAAGAAGCTGAACTGAAAATTCTGTCAGAGGCTGCCAAACTACGCTTACAATGGCGTCGCCAGCAG GGTGCAGTTGACACAGCCACATTAGAAACACGCATCAAAGTGGCTAATCCTGATGACCCAGAGCCTACAATTAATCTTTATGTTGAAAACCAAGCAGACCCTGCGATGAGACTTGTATCTGAGATGATGATACTCTGTGGAGAAGCTATGGCCACTTTTGGTTCTCACAATAATATTCCTTTACCCTACAGAGGACAGCCCCAATCAAATATTGACACGTCTGCATTTGCACATCTTCCAGAAGGACCTGTTAGAACTGCTGCCATAGTTAAAATAATGCGTGCTGCTGAAATTGATTTCAGGAATCCTATACGTCATGGAATTTTAGGGCTTCCTGGTTATGTTCAGTTTACATCTCCCATTCGTCGATATTTGGATCTTCTTGCACATTATCAG GTTAAAGCATTCCTTAGAGGTGAATCTCTTCCTTTCACAGCTGGTCAGCTGGAAGGGATAGCATCTTTTATAAATATGCATGCTAGAATGGTGAGGAAGCTCTGCAGCAGTGGCCTTCGGTATTGGATAATAGAATTTCTGAGAACGCAAccgaaagaaaaaagatatcaTGCACTGATTCTACGATTCATTAAAGATCGTAATGCAGCTTTATTGCTAGTGGAG GTTGGACTTCAAGCCTCTGCATGGGTGTCTGTAGCACAGGTTGGAGATGAAGTAGAGGTTCAAATAGAAGAAGCTCATCCACGAGATGATGTGCTTTATCTTAAGGAAGTTGTTTAA
- the LOC132804169 gene encoding ribonuclease II, chloroplastic/mitochondrial isoform X3 — translation MLTKEILEDKLVNRTLQEGLLLEFKKDSDRVLLAVAQRPDGKKNWMVSDQNGVTSSIKPQQITYIVPGVENFDHTEIPDFIQKAQNNLDPTLLEFAWVEILEKNQSVTAEELAEMIFGSKEPLESYCAHLLLSKDEIYFTVLETKGSVSIYGPRPTLQVEELLRRKLMKEAAEEELQEFVQLLKSAKAMPLDAKPPKSSWITEEKIRDKIKSLEAYAIDDCRNDDQKKTAGAILKAMGLAKTASSAVNLLMNIGYFPVHVNLDLLKLNIPTDHSDEVITAAESLLSESSDKDEIDRKDLTHLKVYAIDVDEADELDDALSATRLQDGRIKVWIHVADPTRFVDPGSIVDRAAMKRGVSVFLPTATYPMFPEKLAMEGMSLKQGEICQAVTVSVVLHSDGSISEYSVENSVIKPTYMLTYESASELLHLDLAEEAELKILSEAAKLRLQWRRQQGAVDTATLETRIKVANPDDPEPTINLYVENQADPAMRLVSEMMILCGEAMATFGSHNNIPLPYRGQPQSNIDTSAFAHLPEGPVRTAAIVKIMRAAEIDFRNPIRHGILGLPGYVQFTSPIRRYLDLLAHYQVKAFLRGESLPFTAGQLEGIASFINMHARMVRKLCSSGLRYWIIEFLRTQPKEKRYHALILRFIKDRNAALLLVEVGLQASAWVSVAQVGDEVEVQIEEAHPRDDVLYLKEVV, via the exons ATGTTGACCAAAGAGATTCTAGAAGATAAACTTGTAAACCGAACGCTGCAGGAAGGATTGCTGCTGGAGTTCAAGAAGGATTCTGATAGGGTATTGCTTGCTGTTGCTCAGAGACCTGATGGCAAGAAGAATTGGATGGTCTCTGATCAG AATGGTGTAACGTCATCCATTAAACCCCAACAAATTACGTATATTGTTCCAGGTGTTGAGAACTTTGACCACACTGAAATTCCAGACTTCATTCAGAAAGCTCAGAATAATTTG GATCCTACACTCCTAGAGTTTGCTTGGGTTGAGATTCTGGAAAAAAATCAGTCAGTTACAGCAGAAGAATTGGCTGAG ATGATTTTTGGTAGCAAGGAGCCTCTTGAGAGCTATTGTGCGCATCTTTTGCTTTCAAAAGATGAAATATATTTCACCGTGCTAGAGACAAAAGGTTCGGTCTCTATATATGGGCCTCGACCTACTTTACAG GTAGAGGAACTTTTACGCCGGAAACTCATGAAGGAGGCAGCTGAGGAAGAACTGCAGGAATTTGTACAACTACTGAAATCTGCTAAGGCAATGCCGTTAGATGCTAAGCCTCCCAAATCATCTTGGATTACCGAAGAAAAAATTAGAGACAAAATCAAGTCTCTTGAGGCTTATGCTATTGATGACTGCAGAAATGATGACCAAAAGAAAACTGCTGGAGCG ATCCTTAAAGCAATGGGGCTGGCTAAAACAGCATCATCAGCAGTAAATCTTCTCATGAATATTGGGTATTTTCCTGTACATGTCAACCTTGACCTATTAAAGTTGAACATCCCCACTGATCACTCAGATGAAGTTATAACAGCTGCAGAAAGTCTTCTGTCAGAGTCATCTGATAAAGATGAG ATTGATAGAAAAGATCTTACTCACTTGAAGGTTTACGCCATTGATGTTGATGAAGCTGATGAG CTTGATGATGCCCTGAGTGCAACAAGGCTTCAAGATGGACGCATAAAAGTTTGGATTCATGTTGCAGATCCAACAAGATTTGTTGATCCAGGAAGCATTGTAGACAG GGCGGCTATGAAAAGAGGTGTCTCAGTTTTCTTGCCCACTGCCACCTATCCTATGTTTCCAGAAAAGCTTGCCATGGAGGGTATGAGTTTAAAACAAGGAGAGATTTGCCAAGCTGTTACAGTATCTGTTGTGCTACATTCTGATGGCAG TATCTCAGAGTATTCAGTTGAGAACTCAGTCATTAAACCAACCTATATGCTGACATATGAGAGTGCATCTGAGCTACTTCACTTGGATCTAGCAGAAGAAGCTGAACTGAAAATTCTGTCAGAGGCTGCCAAACTACGCTTACAATGGCGTCGCCAGCAG GGTGCAGTTGACACAGCCACATTAGAAACACGCATCAAAGTGGCTAATCCTGATGACCCAGAGCCTACAATTAATCTTTATGTTGAAAACCAAGCAGACCCTGCGATGAGACTTGTATCTGAGATGATGATACTCTGTGGAGAAGCTATGGCCACTTTTGGTTCTCACAATAATATTCCTTTACCCTACAGAGGACAGCCCCAATCAAATATTGACACGTCTGCATTTGCACATCTTCCAGAAGGACCTGTTAGAACTGCTGCCATAGTTAAAATAATGCGTGCTGCTGAAATTGATTTCAGGAATCCTATACGTCATGGAATTTTAGGGCTTCCTGGTTATGTTCAGTTTACATCTCCCATTCGTCGATATTTGGATCTTCTTGCACATTATCAG GTTAAAGCATTCCTTAGAGGTGAATCTCTTCCTTTCACAGCTGGTCAGCTGGAAGGGATAGCATCTTTTATAAATATGCATGCTAGAATGGTGAGGAAGCTCTGCAGCAGTGGCCTTCGGTATTGGATAATAGAATTTCTGAGAACGCAAccgaaagaaaaaagatatcaTGCACTGATTCTACGATTCATTAAAGATCGTAATGCAGCTTTATTGCTAGTGGAG GTTGGACTTCAAGCCTCTGCATGGGTGTCTGTAGCACAGGTTGGAGATGAAGTAGAGGTTCAAATAGAAGAAGCTCATCCACGAGATGATGTGCTTTATCTTAAGGAAGTTGTTTAA
- the LOC132804169 gene encoding ribonuclease II, chloroplastic/mitochondrial isoform X2, with protein sequence MAVFVVTPFRVSWILSWRSSKHCADGGESALPPKMLTKEILEDKLVNRTLQEGLLLEFKKDSDRVLLAVAQRPDGKKNWMVSDQNGVTSSIKPQQITYIVPGVENFDHTEIPDFIQKAQNNLDPTLLEFAWVEILEKNQSVTAEELAEMIFGSKEPLESYCAHLLLSKDEIYFTVLETKGSVSIYGPRPTLQVEELLRRKLMKEAAEEELQEFVQLLKSAKAMPLDAKPPKSSWITEEKIRDKIKSLEAYAIDDCRNDDQKKTAGAILKAMGLAKTASSAVNLLMNIGYFPVHVNLDLLKLNIPTDHSDEVITAAESLLSESSDKDEIDRKDLTHLKVYAIDVDEADELDDALSATRLQDGRIKVWIHVADPTRFVDPGSIVDRAAMKRGVSVFLPTATYPMFPEKLAMEGMSLKQGEICQAVTVSVVLHSDGSISEYSVENSVIKPTYMLTYESASELLHLDLAEEAELKILSEAAKLRLQWRRQQGAVDTATLETRIKVANPDDPEPTINLYVENQADPAMRLVSEMMILCGEAMATFGSHNNIPLPYRGQPQSNIDTSAFAHLPEGPVRTAAIVKIMRAAEIDFRNPIRHGILGLPGYVQFTSPIRRYLDLLAHYQVKAFLRGESLPFTAGQLEGIASFINMHARMVRKLCSSGLRYWIIEFLRTQPKEKRYHALILRFIKDRNAALLLVEVGLQASAWVSVAQVGDEVEVQIEEAHPRDDVLYLKEVV encoded by the exons ATGGCTGTCTTCGTAGTTACTCCGTTCAGAGTTTCGTGGATTCTGTCATGGAGGAGTTCAAAGCATTGCGCAGACGGAGGAGAGTCTGCGCTACCTCCAA AAATGTTGACCAAAGAGATTCTAGAAGATAAACTTGTAAACCGAACGCTGCAGGAAGGATTGCTGCTGGAGTTCAAGAAGGATTCTGATAGGGTATTGCTTGCTGTTGCTCAGAGACCTGATGGCAAGAAGAATTGGATGGTCTCTGATCAG AATGGTGTAACGTCATCCATTAAACCCCAACAAATTACGTATATTGTTCCAGGTGTTGAGAACTTTGACCACACTGAAATTCCAGACTTCATTCAGAAAGCTCAGAATAATTTG GATCCTACACTCCTAGAGTTTGCTTGGGTTGAGATTCTGGAAAAAAATCAGTCAGTTACAGCAGAAGAATTGGCTGAG ATGATTTTTGGTAGCAAGGAGCCTCTTGAGAGCTATTGTGCGCATCTTTTGCTTTCAAAAGATGAAATATATTTCACCGTGCTAGAGACAAAAGGTTCGGTCTCTATATATGGGCCTCGACCTACTTTACAG GTAGAGGAACTTTTACGCCGGAAACTCATGAAGGAGGCAGCTGAGGAAGAACTGCAGGAATTTGTACAACTACTGAAATCTGCTAAGGCAATGCCGTTAGATGCTAAGCCTCCCAAATCATCTTGGATTACCGAAGAAAAAATTAGAGACAAAATCAAGTCTCTTGAGGCTTATGCTATTGATGACTGCAGAAATGATGACCAAAAGAAAACTGCTGGAGCG ATCCTTAAAGCAATGGGGCTGGCTAAAACAGCATCATCAGCAGTAAATCTTCTCATGAATATTGGGTATTTTCCTGTACATGTCAACCTTGACCTATTAAAGTTGAACATCCCCACTGATCACTCAGATGAAGTTATAACAGCTGCAGAAAGTCTTCTGTCAGAGTCATCTGATAAAGATGAG ATTGATAGAAAAGATCTTACTCACTTGAAGGTTTACGCCATTGATGTTGATGAAGCTGATGAG CTTGATGATGCCCTGAGTGCAACAAGGCTTCAAGATGGACGCATAAAAGTTTGGATTCATGTTGCAGATCCAACAAGATTTGTTGATCCAGGAAGCATTGTAGACAG GGCGGCTATGAAAAGAGGTGTCTCAGTTTTCTTGCCCACTGCCACCTATCCTATGTTTCCAGAAAAGCTTGCCATGGAGGGTATGAGTTTAAAACAAGGAGAGATTTGCCAAGCTGTTACAGTATCTGTTGTGCTACATTCTGATGGCAG TATCTCAGAGTATTCAGTTGAGAACTCAGTCATTAAACCAACCTATATGCTGACATATGAGAGTGCATCTGAGCTACTTCACTTGGATCTAGCAGAAGAAGCTGAACTGAAAATTCTGTCAGAGGCTGCCAAACTACGCTTACAATGGCGTCGCCAGCAG GGTGCAGTTGACACAGCCACATTAGAAACACGCATCAAAGTGGCTAATCCTGATGACCCAGAGCCTACAATTAATCTTTATGTTGAAAACCAAGCAGACCCTGCGATGAGACTTGTATCTGAGATGATGATACTCTGTGGAGAAGCTATGGCCACTTTTGGTTCTCACAATAATATTCCTTTACCCTACAGAGGACAGCCCCAATCAAATATTGACACGTCTGCATTTGCACATCTTCCAGAAGGACCTGTTAGAACTGCTGCCATAGTTAAAATAATGCGTGCTGCTGAAATTGATTTCAGGAATCCTATACGTCATGGAATTTTAGGGCTTCCTGGTTATGTTCAGTTTACATCTCCCATTCGTCGATATTTGGATCTTCTTGCACATTATCAG GTTAAAGCATTCCTTAGAGGTGAATCTCTTCCTTTCACAGCTGGTCAGCTGGAAGGGATAGCATCTTTTATAAATATGCATGCTAGAATGGTGAGGAAGCTCTGCAGCAGTGGCCTTCGGTATTGGATAATAGAATTTCTGAGAACGCAAccgaaagaaaaaagatatcaTGCACTGATTCTACGATTCATTAAAGATCGTAATGCAGCTTTATTGCTAGTGGAG GTTGGACTTCAAGCCTCTGCATGGGTGTCTGTAGCACAGGTTGGAGATGAAGTAGAGGTTCAAATAGAAGAAGCTCATCCACGAGATGATGTGCTTTATCTTAAGGAAGTTGTTTAA